The following proteins come from a genomic window of Triticum aestivum cultivar Chinese Spring chromosome 6A, IWGSC CS RefSeq v2.1, whole genome shotgun sequence:
- the LOC123130924 gene encoding uncharacterized protein, with product MMASRAAAALRTAALQGHFRRSASTAAAHAERPKAKPMGDYVPVYVALGMIGLAGALGLHTARQQLAHAPNVWVDKRKREAVPEVADPDLALDEAERFVGGSVFRKVAHVQDDRSLTAGVADPVADYPARKAVTLKDVGVDPPGIPEQSREGVLDRIFKKDTA from the exons ATGATGGCTTCACGAGCCGCCGCTGCTCTCCGCACGGCCGCCCTGCAGGGCCACTTCCGGAGGTCGGCCTCCACCGCGGCGGCGCACGCCGAGAGGCCCAAGGCCAAGCCCATGGGCGACTACGTGCCGGTGTACGTGGCGCTGGGGATGATCGGCCTGGCGGGGGCGCTGGGGCTGCACACGGCGCGGCAGCAGCTGGCGCACGCGCCCAACGTCTGGGTCGACAAGCGCAAGCGCGAGGCGGTGCCCGAGGTGGCGGACCCGGACCTCGCCCTCGACGAGGCCGAGCGCTTCGTCGGCGGCTCCGTGTTCCGCAAGGTCGCCCACGTCCAGGACGACCGCTCCCTCACCGCCGGCGTCGCCGACCCCGTCGCCGACTACCC GGCCAGGAAGGCGGTGACGCTCAAGGACGTCGGCGTAGACCCGCCGGGGATCCCCGAGCAGAGCAGGGAGGGCGTCCTCGACAGGATCTTCAAGAAGGACACCGCTTAA